One Hordeum vulgare subsp. vulgare chromosome 4H, MorexV3_pseudomolecules_assembly, whole genome shotgun sequence DNA window includes the following coding sequences:
- the LOC123447567 gene encoding remorin-like — MAAEEAKKVEVETTTATKDIAEEKAIVPVHDDSKAIVAVVKDAEGTRGSSERDAYLTKIMSEKRTTLINAWEESEKARAENRAAKNLSFITSWEHAKEAEMEAELKKIEEQLEKKKAAYKEKLKNKLAMLHKSAEEKRAMAEAKRGEEIIMAEEMAAKYRAKGEAPTKLFGLLKA, encoded by the exons ATGGCGGCTGAGGAGGCGAagaaggtggaggtggagacgacgACGGCCACCAAGGACATCGCCGAGGAGAAGGCCATCGTGCCTGTGCACGACGACTCCAAGgctatcgtcgccgtcgtcaagg ATGCTGAAGGTACTAGAGGTTCGTCTGAAAGAG ATGCTTATCTCACCAAGATTATGTCCGAGAAGAGAACGACGCTGATCAACGCCTGGGAGGAGAGCGAGAAGGCGAGAGCTGAGAACAG GGCGGCCAAGAATCTGTCCTTCATCACTTCATGGGAGCACGCCAAGGAAGCGGAGATGGAGGCCGAACTGAAAAAGATCGAG GAGCAACTGGAAAAGAAGAAAGCAGCGtacaaggagaagctgaagaacaAGCTCGCGATGCTCCACAAGTCGGCGGAGGAGAAGAGAGCGATGGCGGAGGCGAAGCGAGGCGAGGAGATAATCATGGCGGAGGAGATGGCAGCCAAGTACCGTGCCAAAGGCGAAGCCCCGACGAAGCTCTTTGGGCTCCTGAAAGCATGA